A window from Bacteroidales bacterium encodes these proteins:
- a CDS encoding CoA-binding protein: MEKTSLYSINEFLKHKTLAIVGVSNNKNKFSNQLFNDLLKKGYILYPVNPSMKTFNGQECFPDLKSIPQKIEAAIIITNPSVTEIIVKDAISKNIKNLWLQQGTESEAAIKSAKENNINIITKHCFMMYAEPLVTPHKIHRFFLKLFGKYPK; encoded by the coding sequence ATGGAAAAAACATCTCTATATTCAATTAATGAATTCCTGAAGCATAAAACTCTTGCTATTGTTGGTGTTTCTAACAATAAAAACAAATTCAGCAACCAGTTATTTAACGACCTTTTAAAAAAAGGATATATTTTATACCCTGTAAATCCGAGTATGAAGACGTTCAACGGACAGGAATGCTTTCCTGACTTAAAATCAATTCCCCAAAAAATCGAAGCTGCAATAATTATCACCAATCCTTCGGTAACCGAAATTATAGTCAAAGATGCTATTTCAAAAAACATTAAAAATCTATGGTTGCAGCAGGGAACTGAAAGCGAAGCAGCAATTAAATCAGCAAAAGAAAACAATATCAACATCATCACAAAGCACTGTTTTATGATGTATGCAGAACCTTTGGTAACACCACACAAAATTCATCGTTTCTTTTTAAAACTTTTTGGAAAATACCCGAAGTGA
- a CDS encoding AAA family ATPase — MIIIGITGTLGAGKGTIVDYLVKNKNFKHFSVRNFLIEEIKKRELRINRDSMTSVANELRSKHSPSYIIEELYKEATKTSENCIIESIRAIGEVTVLKTKENFHLIAIDAKPELRYKRITNRKSETDNITFETFLANEKREMQNDDTTKQNISKCIEMADFVLTNNGSIEDLQKKIEKIICKILK, encoded by the coding sequence ATGATAATCATAGGAATAACAGGAACTTTAGGTGCAGGAAAGGGTACTATTGTTGATTATCTTGTAAAAAATAAAAATTTCAAGCATTTTTCAGTCCGTAATTTCCTCATAGAAGAAATAAAAAAAAGAGAACTACGGATAAATAGAGATAGCATGACTTCTGTTGCAAATGAACTTCGTTCAAAACATTCGCCAAGCTACATAATTGAAGAACTTTATAAAGAAGCAACAAAAACATCGGAAAACTGCATAATAGAAAGCATAAGAGCTATAGGTGAAGTAACAGTATTGAAAACAAAAGAGAATTTTCATCTGATAGCAATTGATGCCAAACCTGAATTGCGTTATAAGCGAATAACTAACCGCAAATCTGAAACAGACAATATTACTTTTGAAACTTTTCTTGCAAACGAAAAAAGAGAAATGCAAAACGACGATACTACAAAACAAAACATTTCAAAGTGTATTGAAATGGCTGATTTCGTTTTAACAAACAATGGTTCTATTGAAGATTTACAAAAGAAAATAGAAAAAATAATTTGTAAAATATTAAAATAA
- the mtnA gene encoding S-methyl-5-thioribose-1-phosphate isomerase produces MNINGKHYCTIWTGNNNTIHAIDQRYLPFKFVVADIKTADDVYNAIKEMLVRGAPLIGVAAAYGMYLAVIEFSGQENFEENIKRAAAKLKSSRPTAINLAFAVDKMLDEIMKSKGNEIEAALKKAKEIEGFEIESCKKIGEHGFKLIEKISKRKNGEVVNILTHCNAGWLACIDYGTATSPIYAAFDKGIKVHVWVDETRPRNQGARLTAFELEQHGVPHTVIADNTGGHLMQNGLVDIVIVGSDRTTINGDVANKIGTYLKALAAKDNNIPFYVALPSSTIDFSISDGLKQIPIEERSEEEVKYMEGLLNGKIEKVLLTTETSKCRNYAFDVTPAKYVTGLITEKGICEPNKESISKLYNDISK; encoded by the coding sequence ATGAATATAAACGGAAAACATTATTGTACTATTTGGACAGGAAATAATAATACCATTCATGCTATTGACCAGCGTTATTTACCATTTAAATTTGTTGTTGCCGATATTAAAACTGCTGATGATGTTTATAATGCAATAAAAGAAATGTTGGTGCGTGGTGCACCTCTTATTGGAGTTGCTGCTGCTTATGGAATGTATTTGGCTGTAATTGAATTTTCGGGACAAGAAAATTTTGAAGAAAATATAAAAAGAGCTGCTGCGAAACTCAAATCATCACGTCCTACTGCGATAAATCTTGCTTTTGCAGTTGATAAAATGCTTGATGAAATAATGAAATCAAAAGGAAATGAAATTGAAGCGGCATTAAAAAAAGCAAAAGAAATTGAAGGATTTGAAATTGAATCATGTAAAAAAATTGGAGAACATGGTTTTAAATTAATTGAGAAAATCAGCAAAAGAAAAAATGGTGAAGTAGTGAATATTTTAACACACTGTAATGCCGGTTGGCTTGCTTGCATTGACTACGGCACTGCCACTTCTCCTATTTATGCGGCTTTTGATAAGGGAATTAAAGTTCACGTATGGGTTGATGAAACCCGTCCGCGTAATCAGGGTGCAAGATTAACGGCATTTGAACTCGAACAGCATGGTGTTCCTCATACGGTGATAGCAGATAATACAGGTGGACATCTTATGCAGAATGGTTTGGTTGACATTGTTATTGTCGGAAGCGACAGGACAACAATAAATGGCGATGTTGCCAATAAAATAGGAACTTATTTAAAAGCACTTGCCGCAAAGGATAATAATATCCCTTTCTATGTGGCGTTACCTTCTTCGACTATTGATTTTTCAATTTCCGATGGATTGAAACAAATTCCTATTGAAGAAAGAAGTGAAGAAGAAGTTAAATATATGGAAGGTTTGTTGAACGGTAAAATCGAAAAAGTGCTTTTGACAACCGAAACAAGCAAATGCCGTAATTACGCATTTGATGTCACTCCTGCAAAGTATGTAACAGGACTTATAACAGAAAAGGGAATATGCGAACCAAATAAAGAAAGTATATCGAAATTATATAATGACATCTCTAAATAA
- a CDS encoding NADH-quinone oxidoreductase subunit N, with translation MNLQDFLLMRHELLLVVFTAIILLAEIFTGENKKGIKSLSVILFSIITIVGFFPVPEGKLFGGMYNTDLLRVTVKNILNIGVLIIFIQSYSWLKLDENKNKISEYFVLLISTLIGMNFMISSGDFLMFYLGLELATIPIAALAAYEIYKNKSAEAGVKLILSSALSSGIMLYGISMLYGATGSIYFDEVAPMIVKNAILALSFIFFFAGMAFKISIVPFHLWTADVYEGAPINITSYLSVISKGAAVFIFTIILFTVFRSIVFLWQEVIYVTAVLTMTIGNLFAIRQQNLKRFLAFSSISQAGFILLGVIGGNQLGMSSVVYYILIYIFSNLGAFGVVAAISNVTGKENIDDYNGLYLTNPKLSLTMMLALFSLAGIPPVAGFFGKFFLFMAAAQQGFYILVLIAVVNAIISLYYYLLVVKAMFLNKSENPLQYFKSDWMTRIGLLICIIGIVVVGFASGIFEQLNFLSFGIN, from the coding sequence ATGAACTTACAGGACTTTTTACTGATGCGTCACGAATTGCTGCTCGTGGTTTTTACAGCAATTATTTTACTTGCAGAAATATTTACAGGTGAAAACAAAAAAGGAATAAAAAGTTTATCTGTTATTTTATTTTCAATTATAACCATTGTAGGATTCTTTCCCGTGCCTGAGGGCAAGCTTTTCGGCGGAATGTACAATACGGATTTATTACGAGTAACAGTAAAAAATATTTTAAATATCGGTGTACTAATTATTTTTATTCAATCATACAGTTGGTTAAAACTTGATGAAAATAAAAATAAAATAAGTGAATATTTTGTTTTACTTATTTCAACTTTAATCGGAATGAACTTTATGATTTCATCAGGCGATTTTTTAATGTTTTATCTCGGACTTGAACTTGCAACTATTCCAATAGCTGCACTTGCCGCTTATGAAATTTACAAGAACAAATCTGCTGAAGCAGGAGTAAAACTCATACTATCTTCTGCCCTATCATCAGGTATCATGTTATACGGAATTTCAATGTTATATGGTGCAACCGGCTCAATATATTTTGATGAAGTTGCTCCAATGATTGTAAAAAATGCAATACTCGCTCTGTCGTTCATATTTTTCTTTGCAGGAATGGCATTTAAAATTTCCATTGTTCCTTTCCATTTGTGGACAGCCGATGTTTACGAAGGTGCACCAATTAACATCACATCATATTTATCGGTAATATCAAAAGGTGCAGCAGTTTTTATTTTCACCATTATTTTATTTACTGTATTCCGTTCAATTGTTTTTTTATGGCAGGAAGTAATTTATGTAACAGCTGTTTTAACAATGACCATAGGTAATTTATTTGCAATACGGCAGCAAAACCTGAAAAGGTTTCTTGCTTTCTCGTCTATCTCGCAGGCAGGGTTCATACTTCTTGGTGTTATAGGGGGAAATCAGTTAGGAATGTCATCCGTAGTTTATTATATTTTAATTTACATTTTTTCTAATCTCGGTGCTTTTGGTGTCGTTGCTGCAATTTCAAATGTTACGGGAAAAGAAAACATTGATGATTACAACGGTTTGTATTTAACAAATCCAAAATTGAGTTTGACAATGATGCTCGCATTATTTTCTCTTGCAGGAATACCGCCTGTTGCAGGATTCTTCGGAAAATTCTTTTTATTTATGGCAGCAGCACAACAAGGTTTTTATATATTAGTTTTAATAGCTGTTGTAAATGCAATAATATCACTGTATTATTATTTACTTGTAGTAAAAGCAATGTTCTTGAATAAAAGTGAAAATCCGCTTCAATATTTTAAAAGTGATTGGATGACAAGAATTGGCTTGCTTATTTGCATTATAGGTATTGTGGTTGTGGGCTTTGCAAGCGGAATTTTTGAGCAATTGAATTTCTTGAGTTTTGGAATTAATTAA
- a CDS encoding NADH-quinone oxidoreductase subunit M, whose amino-acid sequence MKLDILTLFVVVPVLTIFAILFTKNNKQARVAAAIGMGIQLLMAANLIIRYLALRKSGVKDIMVFVQDYMWFPALNIHYAIGVDGISVAMIGLTAIVVVAGIFASWQVEFLSREFFISLILLSGGVFGFFISLDLFTMFLFYEVAVIPMYLLIGIWGSGPREYSAMKLTLMLMGGSAFLLVGILGIYFYSNPDISKLTFNMLEIAKNNMPHDKQLFFFPLTFVGFGVLGAMFPLHTWSPDGHASAPTAVSMLHAGVLMKLGGYGCFRVAMYLMPYAAHELAWIFIILTAISVVYGAFGAIVQKDLKYINAYSSVSHCGLVLFALLMMNKTAMDGAILQMISHGLMTALFFALIGMIYGRTHTRYINEMGGLMKVMPFLAVCYVIGGLASLGLPGLSGFVAEMTIFVGSFQHADTFHRVVTILACSSIVITAVYILRVIGILLLGPITNKHYEHLGDAKWFERVSTIALIIPVAAIGLAPLWLSDMIGDSLMPILNKLAGML is encoded by the coding sequence ATGAAATTAGATATTTTAACATTATTCGTAGTAGTACCGGTACTCACAATTTTTGCAATATTATTCACGAAAAATAACAAGCAGGCAAGAGTTGCTGCTGCTATCGGCATGGGAATTCAGTTGCTTATGGCTGCAAACCTGATTATTCGATATCTTGCATTAAGAAAATCAGGAGTAAAAGATATAATGGTATTTGTTCAAGATTACATGTGGTTTCCTGCTTTGAATATTCATTATGCAATAGGTGTTGACGGAATTTCTGTCGCTATGATTGGCTTAACCGCAATAGTTGTAGTTGCAGGTATTTTCGCATCATGGCAAGTTGAATTTCTGTCAAGAGAATTTTTTATTTCTCTGATATTATTGTCAGGCGGTGTTTTCGGATTTTTTATTTCCCTCGATTTGTTTACAATGTTTTTATTTTATGAAGTAGCAGTTATTCCAATGTATCTGTTAATCGGCATCTGGGGAAGCGGTCCGAGAGAATATTCCGCAATGAAACTTACACTAATGTTAATGGGCGGCTCTGCATTTTTACTTGTCGGCATACTTGGAATATATTTTTATTCAAATCCCGATATAAGTAAATTAACTTTTAATATGCTTGAAATTGCTAAAAATAATATGCCGCACGACAAACAACTTTTCTTTTTCCCGCTTACATTTGTCGGATTCGGTGTTTTGGGTGCAATGTTTCCTTTGCATACATGGTCGCCCGATGGTCATGCATCTGCACCAACAGCAGTGTCAATGCTTCACGCAGGAGTATTAATGAAGCTTGGTGGCTATGGTTGTTTCAGGGTTGCAATGTATTTAATGCCTTATGCCGCTCATGAACTCGCATGGATTTTCATTATATTAACTGCTATTAGTGTTGTTTACGGGGCTTTTGGAGCAATAGTCCAGAAGGATTTGAAATACATCAACGCATACTCATCGGTTAGCCATTGCGGACTTGTTTTATTTGCTTTGCTGATGATGAATAAAACGGCAATGGATGGTGCAATATTGCAAATGATATCTCACGGCTTGATGACAGCACTTTTCTTCGCATTAATAGGAATGATTTATGGAAGAACACACACCCGATATATCAATGAAATGGGCGGCTTGATGAAAGTCATGCCGTTTCTTGCAGTTTGCTATGTTATCGGAGGCCTCGCTTCTTTAGGATTACCCGGGCTTAGCGGATTTGTTGCCGAAATGACAATATTTGTGGGTTCGTTCCAACATGCTGATACTTTTCATCGTGTAGTAACAATTCTGGCTTGCTCATCAATAGTGATTACGGCGGTTTACATATTAAGAGTAATAGGAATTCTTTTACTTGGTCCAATAACAAATAAGCATTACGAACACCTTGGCGATGCAAAATGGTTTGAAAGAGTATCAACAATAGCACTTATAATTCCTGTAGCAGCAATAGGTTTGGCACCATTATGGCTGTCGGATATGATTGGAGATAGCTTGATGCCCATATTGAATAAACTTGCAGGAATGTTATAA
- the nuoL gene encoding NADH-quinone oxidoreductase subunit L has translation MEYNFTYTIWIALVPLLMFVFIGLTGHKYKPAISGILGTTGLFVSAVLSYITAYQYFFVVGKVNGAYEKISAFNIRWLNLTEYLHIDLGVLLDPISVMMLIVITTVSLMVHIYSNGYMKGEKGFHRFFAKLSLFSFSMLGLVVATNIFQMYIFWELVGVSSYLLISFYYERPTAVSAGKKAFIVTRFADLGFLIGILILSFNTKTFDFIELTNPHGAAIAQGSGAAFLGLSVMTWSLIFVFMGGAGKSAMFPLHIWLPDAMEGPTPVSALIHAATMVVAGVYLVARLFPIYAISAPDGLLVVAYVGAFSSLFAAIIACTQFDIKRVLAYSTMSQIGYMMVGLGVSGYGGHEGLGYMASMFHLFTHAMFKALLFLGAGAIIHAVHSNVMNEMGGLRKYLPITHITFLIACLTIAGIPGLSAFFSKDEILTAAYHHNPIIFWTQLFVAGLTAFYMFRLYFRVFWNKEPHYHHTPHESPLVMTIPLMFLAAASIFAGYIPFSQFISSDLKPFETEIEWMPVASLSILVGLIGIVIAYVLYKKESSLPDKVSASFKFFYRWAYNKFYFDELYLFVTKKIIFRFISVPIAWFDRHIVDGTMNLFAWLTNLASFEIREFQSGQLQQYGYAFISGVILLVIVFVYIFTF, from the coding sequence ATGGAATACAATTTCACATACACAATCTGGATTGCCTTAGTGCCGCTCTTAATGTTTGTTTTTATTGGCTTAACAGGGCATAAATATAAACCTGCAATTTCGGGAATACTCGGAACAACCGGATTATTTGTTTCTGCGGTATTATCATACATCACAGCATATCAGTATTTCTTTGTTGTAGGCAAAGTAAACGGTGCTTATGAAAAAATTTCTGCTTTCAATATCAGGTGGCTTAACTTAACCGAGTATTTACATATTGATTTGGGCGTTTTGCTCGACCCTATTTCAGTGATGATGCTTATTGTTATAACCACCGTGTCATTAATGGTTCACATTTACAGTAACGGATACATGAAAGGCGAAAAGGGCTTTCACAGATTTTTCGCCAAGCTTTCACTATTCAGCTTTTCGATGCTCGGCTTGGTAGTAGCAACAAATATTTTCCAGATGTATATTTTCTGGGAATTAGTAGGTGTTTCCTCATATCTGCTAATTAGCTTTTATTATGAAAGACCGACTGCTGTTTCTGCCGGCAAAAAAGCATTTATTGTTACACGCTTTGCAGATTTAGGTTTTTTAATCGGAATACTAATTCTTTCTTTCAATACAAAAACATTTGATTTCATTGAACTCACAAATCCGCATGGTGCTGCAATTGCTCAAGGAAGCGGAGCAGCATTTCTTGGTTTGTCTGTTATGACATGGTCGCTGATTTTTGTATTCATGGGAGGTGCCGGAAAATCGGCAATGTTCCCGTTGCACATCTGGCTGCCTGATGCAATGGAAGGTCCAACTCCCGTTTCTGCATTAATTCATGCCGCTACTATGGTTGTTGCCGGTGTTTATCTCGTTGCAAGATTATTCCCGATATACGCAATCTCTGCACCCGATGGGCTTTTAGTAGTCGCTTATGTTGGTGCATTTTCATCTTTGTTTGCAGCAATTATTGCATGTACACAATTCGACATAAAGCGCGTTCTTGCATACTCTACAATGTCGCAAATTGGTTACATGATGGTTGGATTGGGCGTTTCGGGTTATGGCGGGCACGAAGGACTTGGTTATATGGCTTCAATGTTTCACTTGTTCACTCATGCAATGTTTAAAGCATTATTGTTCCTCGGTGCAGGAGCCATTATTCACGCCGTTCACAGCAACGTGATGAATGAGATGGGCGGATTAAGAAAATATTTGCCAATAACTCACATAACTTTTTTAATTGCATGTTTAACGATTGCAGGAATTCCTGGATTATCGGCATTTTTCAGTAAAGATGAAATTTTAACTGCTGCTTATCATCACAATCCGATTATATTCTGGACTCAATTATTTGTTGCCGGCTTAACTGCATTTTACATGTTCAGATTATATTTTCGTGTATTCTGGAACAAAGAACCACACTACCACCATACGCCCCATGAATCACCTTTGGTAATGACAATTCCGTTGATGTTTCTTGCTGCTGCTTCAATATTCGCAGGATATATTCCTTTCTCACAATTTATTTCTTCCGATTTAAAACCATTTGAAACCGAAATTGAATGGATGCCTGTTGCATCACTTTCAATTCTTGTTGGATTAATAGGAATTGTAATTGCTTACGTACTTTATAAAAAAGAAAGCTCTCTTCCCGATAAAGTTTCTGCATCGTTCAAATTCTTTTACAGATGGGCTTACAATAAATTTTATTTTGATGAATTATATTTATTCGTAACAAAGAAAATTATTTTCAGATTCATTTCCGTACCTATTGCATGGTTCGACAGGCACATTGTTGATGGCACAATGAATTTATTTGCATGGCTCACAAATCTCGCATCATTCGAAATAAGAGAATTTCAGTCAGGTCAATTGCAACAATATGGCTATGCTTTTATTTCGGGTGTGATATTATTGGTTATAGTTTTTGTTTACATATTTACTTTTTAA